A single region of the Deinococcus fonticola genome encodes:
- a CDS encoding 1-acyl-sn-glycerol-3-phosphate acyltransferase translates to MFPTWPGRPHTLTSRAALVALRLAGWTPLLATPPGPRCVAAAAPHTSNADFWPGLFWTWATRSPVRYVAKDSLFRFPLGLFMRAVGGIPLDRRQARANFVDGVVEIIRQEPEIMLLVAPEGTRAHAPYWKTGFYYMALEAGVPIGVMVLDWGRKRIGVVGYVTPTGDVEADFARIRDLLGDTRGKKPQNQGPVMPRPKD, encoded by the coding sequence ATGTTTCCCACCTGGCCTGGCCGCCCACACACCCTGACCTCCCGCGCCGCCCTGGTGGCGCTGCGCCTGGCCGGCTGGACACCCCTGCTGGCCACCCCGCCCGGCCCCAGGTGCGTGGCCGCCGCCGCGCCGCACACCAGCAACGCCGACTTCTGGCCGGGCCTGTTCTGGACGTGGGCCACCCGCAGTCCTGTGCGCTACGTCGCCAAGGATTCCCTGTTCCGTTTTCCGCTGGGCCTGTTCATGCGGGCGGTGGGCGGCATTCCGCTCGACCGCCGCCAGGCCCGGGCCAACTTCGTGGACGGCGTGGTCGAGATCATCCGCCAGGAGCCGGAGATCATGCTGCTGGTCGCGCCGGAAGGCACCCGCGCCCACGCCCCGTACTGGAAGACCGGCTTTTACTACATGGCCCTGGAGGCGGGCGTGCCCATTGGCGTGATGGTGCTGGACTGGGGACGTAAACGCATCGGCGTGGTCGGGTACGTGACCCCCACCGGGGACGTGGAAGCCGACTTCGCCCGAATCCGCGACCTGCTGGGCGACACCAGGGGCAAAAAACCCCAGAACCAGGGCCCAGTCATGCCCAGGCCGAAAGACTGA
- the nrdR gene encoding transcriptional regulator NrdR, which produces MKCPYCSAPDSKVVNSRPSDDGASIRRRRECLKCARRFTTYERAQLEPLMVVKRHGLREAFNPDKLLRGLMLATEKRPVNAEQLRAFAYGFEDDVQLPEIQSEEIGRRAMTFLRPLDDVAYIRFASVYRDFDSLERFIEEIQGLKDKE; this is translated from the coding sequence ATGAAGTGCCCTTACTGCTCGGCGCCCGACAGCAAGGTCGTGAACAGCCGCCCCAGCGACGACGGGGCCAGCATCCGCCGCCGCCGCGAGTGCCTGAAGTGCGCCCGGCGTTTCACCACCTACGAACGCGCCCAGCTCGAACCCCTGATGGTGGTCAAACGCCACGGCCTGCGCGAGGCGTTTAATCCGGACAAGCTCCTGCGCGGCCTGATGCTCGCCACCGAGAAGCGCCCCGTCAACGCCGAGCAGCTGCGCGCCTTCGCCTACGGTTTCGAGGACGACGTGCAGCTCCCCGAAATCCAGAGCGAGGAGATAGGCCGCCGCGCCATGACCTTCCTGCGGCCCCTTGACGACGTGGCCTACATTCGCTTCGCCAGCGTGTACCGCGACTTCGACAGCCTCGAAAGGTTCATCGAGGAAATCCAGGGCTTGAAAGACAAGGAGTAG
- a CDS encoding SDR family NAD(P)-dependent oxidoreductase: MSRPPFSAAALNGQVIAVTGADQGYGRLVSQALARAGASVVMIGGNTETLAATASVLEQYGAEIIPLKADVSVPLDFISAQERILQIFGALHGVVHLADRRASTTFAMLTENEWMDLFNCNVKSTVGIAQILARRLPGTWLTVIGPHLDEPGLQAYPQRGALQGLVEHAHREELRVNLLLPGRASSGEEMLDAPVADAVLALATTCLQSLRGNVMQIPLAPAPKVRLPDLQYL, encoded by the coding sequence ATGAGCCGTCCTCCTTTTTCTGCTGCCGCCCTGAACGGGCAGGTGATCGCGGTGACCGGCGCCGACCAGGGGTATGGCCGGCTGGTCAGCCAGGCCCTGGCGCGGGCCGGGGCGAGCGTCGTCATGATCGGCGGCAACACCGAGACCCTCGCGGCCACTGCCAGTGTCCTGGAGCAGTACGGCGCAGAGATCATTCCCCTCAAGGCCGACGTGAGTGTTCCGCTGGACTTCATCAGTGCCCAGGAACGGATTCTGCAAATTTTCGGCGCGCTGCACGGCGTGGTGCACCTGGCCGACCGGCGCGCCAGCACCACCTTCGCCATGCTCACCGAGAACGAGTGGATGGACCTGTTCAACTGCAACGTAAAAAGCACCGTGGGCATCGCGCAGATTCTGGCCCGCCGCCTGCCCGGCACCTGGCTGACCGTGATCGGCCCGCACCTCGACGAGCCGGGCCTGCAAGCCTACCCCCAGCGTGGCGCCCTTCAGGGCCTGGTAGAGCACGCGCACCGTGAGGAACTGCGCGTCAACCTGCTGCTGCCGGGCCGCGCCAGCAGCGGCGAGGAAATGCTGGACGCCCCGGTGGCCGACGCCGTGCTGGCCCTGGCGACCACATGCTTACAGAGCCTGCGCGGAAACGTGATGCAAATTCCCCTGGCCCCTGCCCCCAAGGTGCGCCTGCCTGACCTTCAGTACCTATGA